Genomic segment of Paenibacillaceae bacterium GAS479:
TTTATCCGCAATTCCTTCCTGAACGAGCCAATTGACGCCATCTGTTAGGTCATTTTGCATCGCTTTGCCCCATTGCTTGTTGCCTGCATCCAGGAACTCTTTGCCGTATCCAGTTGAACCGCGGAAGTTCACCTGCAGCACCGCGTAACCTCTGCTGGCCAAAAACTGGACTTCCGGATTATAACCCCATACATCGCGAGCCCATGGGCCTCCGTGCGGATTCACAATAAGAGGAAGGTTTTTCGGATCGGCACCTTTAGGAAGGGTCAGGTAGCCATTAAGTGTCATTCCGTCTCTTGTTTTATAAGAAATCGGCTTCATATCGGCTAACTTGTTCTCGTCCAGCCAGCCAGTCGACTCCGAGATTTTCTCCAGCGATCCCGACTTCGTATCGTAAATGTAGTTGATACCGCCATTTTTATCGCTGTAGGCCGTAAATTGAACTTTGCCGTTTTTGTCCGGGACGTTCAGGGAAATTTCTTTGCCAGGCACTTTAGCCCGAAGAGTAACGTACAGCTGCTCGAACTCCGGATCAAAGAAGGAATAGTTCACTTTATCCGTCATATAAACAGCAGCCGCGATGGTTTGCTTTTGTACGGATGGAATAATGCCGGCAACGTCAACTTCTTTATTTTCAAAAATCGTTTTAACGACTTTTTTGGCAACCGGATCATATTCCTCGATCGCCACTTTGTCCCGCCCGATGTTTGAAGCCACATACAGATTTTTGTTATCAAAAGTAAACATGACTGGATTGAAGCTATCGCCAAGCTTCGTATCCATCAGAGGCTTGAATGGTTGGTCTTCCGTATCGCGGTAAAGTAAGGACGATACATTGCCATCACTTGAAATCGCGATACGCAGCTTGCCAGCGTTGTCAGTCATCCAACCGGTAATGTTTCCAGGGTTTTCAGCAACCAATTTCGTCGCACCTGTACGTATGTTGATCCGGTATACATCAAATATGCGGGCGTCCCGCTTGTTCATGCCGACAAGCAGTTCATCGGGAATTCCAGGCAGCGCATCAATGATCATCGCCGTTGTATTTTCGTAAGGGGTCAAATTGCGCTGCTCTTTGCCATCCAGATTAACGGCGAACAGCTGATAGTTTTCATCGCCCCCAGTGTCTCTCGCATAAATCAGCCGATCATTGGCTGCCCATGCGAATCCGGCAACGCTGCGTTCCTTTTCACTAGTGATTCGGACTCCGTTGTTCTCACCGACTTTTTTGACGAAAATATTCAATCGATTCTCCCACATGCTGAGGTACGCAATATGGGTATTATCAGGGGATAGACTGAATTGAAGCTGATCAGCAGGCCGGAAAATATCTTCCAGCGGAATAGCACCCGTAGGGGCTACGCCCAGCCCAAGAGCTTGATAGAGCGAGCCGGCGAATTCCGCACGCGTAACCGGCCCTTTAGGAGCGAACTTTGTGCTGCTAAGAATAAAATGCTGCTTAAGACGGATCGCATCCTCAAGATGAGCCGGGGCAATCGACTTTTGATCCTCGTATACGACCTGAATATCATTATCTCCAAGCTTGAAAGAGCGGGTCAGCAGCGAAGCCATCTGCTGGCGGGTCAGCGGCGCGGCAGGCATAAAGCCGTTTGCCCCTCCCTTGATGATGCCTCGCTCTTTAAGAGCAGCTACAGCAGCTGCAACGTCCCCGTCTTGCACTAGATCTGCAAAGCCGCTTGAAACGGCTGTTGCTTCAAGCTTCAGTGCGCGTTGCAGCACTAATGCTGCCTCAGCGCGTGTGATAGGCTCAAGCGGCGCGTTCATGCCGTCTTTTATCCCATCTATGTATCCCAATTGCCGGAGCGCTTCAATCGCTTTATTTTCAAATTCAGCGGAGACGCTTCCAGCGGCCTGAATCGGTAAAGCAGCTACAGGTGCGGGCGGCATTGCGGTGAGCAATAAAGCCAATGCAATGACCGCGGCACCCGTTTTACGCTTGACTTGCTTGAACATTAACCTTTCCAAATATGATTCCTCCTAGAATGACTAGTTCTCCACATTGGCTCGGCCTCCAAACATCTAAACCTCTTAGCATGAAGAAGGATTTCAAAGAGAGCGCAGGGTGGTAGACGTATACTAAAACGTATGGGATTGGAAACAGTTTCAATATTTTCCCTTTACTGCTGAAAAAAAAGGCCCCGAGACAACCTTCGGAAAGGTTGCCCGGAGCCTCTAGAGCTTAGTCCTTATTTCTTGTCGTCGTCATCCGAATCGTCTTCGTCCTCATCGTCGAAGTCTTCCTCGTCGTCATCCGATTCCTCAGCCACCGCATCGGCATCATCGTCTTCTTCGATAGTCTCGTCAACAGCGGTTTCTTCCTCGTCTTCGCTCTCTTCAAACTCGCGATCTTCATCGAACAGATCGAAGTCCTCTTCGGTTTCGGTGTAGTTGTCGTCCTCTTCGGCTTCGAACACTTCCTCATCCTCAAGATCATCTTCATCGTTGATGATACGCGGACGTTTGGCATTGCTGATTGGATCTTCATTTTTCTCAACTGGGTACCAGCGTTTCAGGCCCCAAGTGTTGCTGCCAACACAGGCGAAACGGCCGTCGATGTTGATCTCCGTATAAACCTGGGCGATGACATTGTTCACTTCATCATCCTTGAGCCCACGATATTTGGCAATTTCCTTCATCAGATCGCGGTAGTAGAACGGCGTATTTGCCGACTTCAGCACCTCGAATGCCAAGTCAACCATCGGCATCTCGCGCAAGCGCTCCGCATCGAATTTTTGGGATAAGTTAGTCGTGCTCATCTAATCCAGACACATCCTCTCGGATAATCATACGCAAGTAGTCTTCTTCCATCATGTCCACAGTCAACCTTTAGTAAAACCTATTTGACCCAAAAAATCAAGGCGGTTTAGAGCCGTTGGCATGGTTCTGCGTGTGAACTTAAGCCGCCCCATAAAAAAAGACGGGCATGCGCCCATGCGCAAGCCCGCGGTTAGCCAACTGAAATGAGTCAGTTTGAGCTATATTTTTAGCGTACTTGTCCACTTCCTACAAACATATCGCCCTTACTGGGCAAAAGGGAAGAACGAAGGGCCTCCCCTTCGCTCCTGACTGTATCCTTCCGCGAGAGCGCTGCCCCCCGGCTTGCAAGAGCCCTTCGACTCTTGATCCATTGTATGAAGACAGTCGGGCGATTGACACGAGTCGCGGCCCAAATTGTTTTAAAACGGGCAGGTGGCTCTATCGGGCAACGGCAGACTGCTCATACATTATCCAAGCATTGTCCGTCAGGAGGGACATTAACTTGGATCAACTGCTCCGCTGGCTGCGCGAAATCCCTGCCTCCGCGGGCGTTCCGACAAAGCGGCTTATGCTTTCTTTCCGGCGCCCCGACGAATATCATTCTTTCCTCCATGCCTGCGAGGGAACTTTACCTGCCCTGGAGTTGACTCCGATACCGCTCATCCAGTCGCTTAGCTTACTGCTGCCCAAGAAGGCGGAGCTGCCTCCGCTTCCCAAAGGGATTACCATTGAAAAAGACAGCTTGATTTATATGAATGCGGCTGGGCTGCCTAAAGCTATGCCTGAAAAAGGGCTGCCCTGGGGCGTCCAGCAAATTCGAGCTCCTCTTGCATGGAACCGTACCACAGGTCATCGCATCAAAATCGGTGTCATCGATACCGGCATCGATCATTCTCATCCCGATCTAAAATCATCGCTCGGGCGTGGTATCAATCTCGTCGACCGTACCCAACTTCCCCATGATGACAATGGCCACGGAACCCATATCGCCGGAACGATTGCTGCAGCAAACCAACCCACCGGCATGATCGGAGTCGCTCCGCGTTCCATCGTCTATCCCGTCAAAGCGTTCGATCAGAACGGCAGCGCCTTCGTGTCCGACATTATCCTCGGCATTGAATGGTGCGTCCGCAGCGGCATCAATATCATTAACATGAGCTTCGGTATGAAATCACGCAGCAAGTCATTGCATACCGCCTGCATCAACGCGACCAATGCCGGAGTCATCATCATTGCCTCCTCCGGTAATGACGGCAGGCGCCGATCCATCGATTATCCCGCGCGTTATCCACAAACGATATCCGTTGGGGCGACGAATCGGATGCGTCGCATCGCTTCCTTCAGCAACCGCGGGCCTTATATCGACATTTATGCTCCAGGCGACCACATCCATTCCGCCTGGCTGAAAGGCAAGTACCATGAAATGAGCGGCACATCGATGGCCACTTCCCATGTAAGTGGTGCTGTCGCCTTGCTGCTTGCGCATCAACCCGGCCTCACACCGGCTGAGATCAAAGCCATTCTGAAGCGCTCCATGGTGCCGCTGCGCGGAGCTAAAGACCGACTCGCGCCAGGCGAGCTAGATGTGCCCAAAATGATGAAAGCCGCTGAAGCTTAGGCTTCAACGGCTTTCTTTTGGACTTATATGGATAGGCTACATGCGATCAGGCGCAGAAACGCCGATCAGGCGCAGCGTGTTAGCGATGACGGTACGAACGGCGTCCAGCAGCGCCAACCGGGCCTGCGTCTGAGCCGCATCCTCGGTAATGGCGCGCTCGGCACGGTAGTAGCTGTGCAGCTGGGAAGCCAGCTCATACACATAGCGGACCAGGCGATGCGGCGCATACTGCTCCGCCGACTGGCGAATTTCCTGCGGGAATTCAGCCAGCTTAAGCATCAAGTCATATTCATGCTCCGAGGTCAGACGGGACAGCTCTACCTGCTCCAGCGGCAGCAAAGCAACGCCTTGCTCTTGGGCTTGGCGCAAAATGCTGCAGATGCGTGCATGAGCGTACTGAACATAGTAGACCGGATTCTCATTGGAGGTAGACACGGCCAAATCCATGTCAAAGTCCAAATGTGAATCCATGCTGCGCATAGTGAAGAAGTAGCGGATTGCATCCACGCCAACTTCGTCCATCAAATCTTCCATCGTCACGGCTTTGCCCGTACGCTTGGACATTTTGACCTTCTCGCCATTTTGGAACAGGCTGACCATTTGAGCAATCAGCACGACCAGCTTATTCGGATCGTTGCCGAGTGCTTCCATAGCGGCCTTCATCCGCGGAATATAGCCATGGTGATCGGCGCCCCAGATGTTAATCATCGTGTCGTAGCCACGGCCATACTTGTCTCTATGGTAAGCAACGTCCGGCGTCAAATACGTGTATGAGCCGTCGTTTTTGATGAGGACGCGGTTTTTGTCGTCGCCGTAGGCGGTCGTGTTGAGCCAAGTCGCGCCTTCCTCTTCATAGACTTGACCTTTTTCGCGCAGTGCGTCCAAAGCTTGTGTCACAAGGCCTTTTTCATACAGGGATGTCTCGCTGTACCAAAGATCAAACGGGACGCGGAAGCGCTCCAGATCACGCTTGATCTTGCCGAGCTCACGCTCCAGACCGTACGCCTTGAAAAAGGCAAAGCGCTCCTCGTCGGTCATGGCGAGCAGAGCATCTCCACGCTCCGCCGACAGCTCCCGCGCGAAACCGATAACATCCTCGCCGTGGTAGCCATCCTCAGGAAGCTCCGCCTGTTGGCCGAGCTGCTGGCGATAGCGGGCTTCAATCGACTTGGCCAGGTTGTTCACCTGTGCGCCTGCATCATTGATATAGTACTCCCGCGTCACTTCATTACCGGCAAAATCAAGCACATTGCACAGCGCATCGCCAACTGCAGCTCCACGGGCATGGCCAAGATGCAGGTTGCCGGTTGGATTGGCGCTGACAAACTCGATTTCAACGCGTTTGCCGGTGCTTTCGCCGCGGCCGTAGTCCTCACCTGCCGACTGAACCTGGCCGATGACCGGGTACAGATAGGCGCGATCGAGACGGAAGTTAATAAAGCCCGGGCCAGCGATGTCTGCCGACAGGATGGAGGCTTTGTTTTTGTCTAAATGCTCCAAAATCGCCTCGGCGATTTGGCGCGGATTTTTGCGGGCGAGCTTGGTCAACTGCATTGCAGCGTTGGTCGCCAGGTCGCCATGGGACTTGTCCCGCGGCACCTCCAGTACAAATTCAGGCAGATCCTCGCGGGCTGCCAGACCTGCGGCAACTACCGCATCGGCGATTCCCTCGCGGATCGTTGTGTATACTAGCTCAAGTACGTTCTGACTCATGATTGGTTAGCCTCCTGTATCGTAAGCCGCAATTGAAAGCGGCCGCTTATCTCATCTTCCATACGCAGCCGGTACGTCCATGCGAGCGTCAACGGCAATAAGCCTTCGTCGCTGGCCATTGTCACCGACAAATCCTCCGTCTCCGTTACTAGCGGAAACGAAAGATGCGCCGAGCTGTACCGTCCTCCGCGCGCCTGTCCGGCCGCGAAAGTCTGATCCGACTCCACTCCGCCTCTGCGAGTGAGCGTCAGCTCCTCCCCGCTCCAGCGGATCATCGTGCGTACCGAGCCGTGCAGCTCGTCCTGCTCCTCGTAGCGAATATATAACGTCCGCCCTTTGGGAATCAATTCACCGGTATACATCGCGACAGGTGCTTGTTGCCCGTCCTGCGTGCTGTTTACAGTGACGGTTATCTCTCGCCTGCCGTCCCTTTGCGGCGAGACGTCTCGGCCGCTTCCGCCTGCTGCGGGCGAGCTCGCATCGCTGGACGCTCTGTTGGACTCCTTCTCCCCCGCTTGCGAGCTTGGAGCCTCTTCATTCCACTGTTCCATGTTAAATCCGCAACCTCTCCGCCCCAATGGCCGGCGTTATGCATCTTTATCTCCATAACTATATACAGGATGGCTCTAAGTTTCAATCAACTACGACGACTTCGTTCCTTGTATAAGGCTCCATAATAACGCCCCACAACAGCGATCCACAACTAACTTTGATTCTAGCGAACCTCACAAGCCTTATTCCATCAAAATTTAGGTGCGGAATCCAAAAACAGCAAAAACCGTCCGGCTGTGGGTACAGTCAGACGGCGTGTGCCCTCTTTGCATCAGAGGATGTTGCGAAAAAAACTCCACCTAAATCGCGGCAGTGCCGCGCAGATATGGCTTCAAGCGGACCCATTCCGCCAACCGATCCTCCAGCGTGCGCATAGCCG
This window contains:
- a CDS encoding Dipeptidyl aminopeptidase/acylaminoacyl peptidase, whose translation is MERLMFKQVKRKTGAAVIALALLLTAMPPAPVAALPIQAAGSVSAEFENKAIEALRQLGYIDGIKDGMNAPLEPITRAEAALVLQRALKLEATAVSSGFADLVQDGDVAAAVAALKERGIIKGGANGFMPAAPLTRQQMASLLTRSFKLGDNDIQVVYEDQKSIAPAHLEDAIRLKQHFILSSTKFAPKGPVTRAEFAGSLYQALGLGVAPTGAIPLEDIFRPADQLQFSLSPDNTHIAYLSMWENRLNIFVKKVGENNGVRITSEKERSVAGFAWAANDRLIYARDTGGDENYQLFAVNLDGKEQRNLTPYENTTAMIIDALPGIPDELLVGMNKRDARIFDVYRINIRTGATKLVAENPGNITGWMTDNAGKLRIAISSDGNVSSLLYRDTEDQPFKPLMDTKLGDSFNPVMFTFDNKNLYVASNIGRDKVAIEEYDPVAKKVVKTIFENKEVDVAGIIPSVQKQTIAAAVYMTDKVNYSFFDPEFEQLYVTLRAKVPGKEISLNVPDKNGKVQFTAYSDKNGGINYIYDTKSGSLEKISESTGWLDENKLADMKPISYKTRDGMTLNGYLTLPKGADPKNLPLIVNPHGGPWARDVWGYNPEVQFLASRGYAVLQVNFRGSTGYGKEFLDAGNKQWGKAMQNDLTDGVNWLVQEGIADKERVAIYGTSYGGYAALAGLAYTPDVYAAGVSYVGPSNLFTLLDSLPAYWESQRTMMYQRIGDPVKEKELLTEISPLFSVDTIKAPLFVVQGANDPRVKQAESDQIVNALNARGVDVPYMLKLDEGHGFANLENQLDFYRALEKFLARHLNP
- a CDS encoding DNA-directed RNA polymerase subunit delta; the protein is MSTTNLSQKFDAERLREMPMVDLAFEVLKSANTPFYYRDLMKEIAKYRGLKDDEVNNVIAQVYTEINIDGRFACVGSNTWGLKRWYPVEKNEDPISNAKRPRIINDEDDLEDEEVFEAEEDDNYTETEEDFDLFDEDREFEESEDEEETAVDETIEEDDDADAVAEESDDDEEDFDDEDEDDSDDDDKK
- a CDS encoding Subtilase family protein produces the protein MDQLLRWLREIPASAGVPTKRLMLSFRRPDEYHSFLHACEGTLPALELTPIPLIQSLSLLLPKKAELPPLPKGITIEKDSLIYMNAAGLPKAMPEKGLPWGVQQIRAPLAWNRTTGHRIKIGVIDTGIDHSHPDLKSSLGRGINLVDRTQLPHDDNGHGTHIAGTIAAANQPTGMIGVAPRSIVYPVKAFDQNGSAFVSDIILGIEWCVRSGINIINMSFGMKSRSKSLHTACINATNAGVIIIASSGNDGRRRSIDYPARYPQTISVGATNRMRRIASFSNRGPYIDIYAPGDHIHSAWLKGKYHEMSGTSMATSHVSGAVALLLAHQPGLTPAEIKAILKRSMVPLRGAKDRLAPGELDVPKMMKAAEA
- a CDS encoding arginyl-tRNA synthetase, giving the protein MSQNVLELVYTTIREGIADAVVAAGLAAREDLPEFVLEVPRDKSHGDLATNAAMQLTKLARKNPRQIAEAILEHLDKNKASILSADIAGPGFINFRLDRAYLYPVIGQVQSAGEDYGRGESTGKRVEIEFVSANPTGNLHLGHARGAAVGDALCNVLDFAGNEVTREYYINDAGAQVNNLAKSIEARYRQQLGQQAELPEDGYHGEDVIGFARELSAERGDALLAMTDEERFAFFKAYGLERELGKIKRDLERFRVPFDLWYSETSLYEKGLVTQALDALREKGQVYEEEGATWLNTTAYGDDKNRVLIKNDGSYTYLTPDVAYHRDKYGRGYDTMINIWGADHHGYIPRMKAAMEALGNDPNKLVVLIAQMVSLFQNGEKVKMSKRTGKAVTMEDLMDEVGVDAIRYFFTMRSMDSHLDFDMDLAVSTSNENPVYYVQYAHARICSILRQAQEQGVALLPLEQVELSRLTSEHEYDLMLKLAEFPQEIRQSAEQYAPHRLVRYVYELASQLHSYYRAERAITEDAAQTQARLALLDAVRTVIANTLRLIGVSAPDRM
- a CDS encoding Uncharacterized beta-barrel protein YwiB, DUF1934 family, which produces MEQWNEEAPSSQAGEKESNRASSDASSPAAGGSGRDVSPQRDGRREITVTVNSTQDGQQAPVAMYTGELIPKGRTLYIRYEEQDELHGSVRTMIRWSGEELTLTRRGGVESDQTFAAGQARGGRYSSAHLSFPLVTETEDLSVTMASDEGLLPLTLAWTYRLRMEDEISGRFQLRLTIQEANQS